In Amphiprion ocellaris isolate individual 3 ecotype Okinawa chromosome 3, ASM2253959v1, whole genome shotgun sequence, one genomic interval encodes:
- the LOC111566793 gene encoding ETS domain-containing protein Elk-3, which yields MDSAITLWQFLLQLLLDQSHKHLICWTSTDGEFKLLKSEEVAKLWGLRKNKTNMNYDKLSRALRYYYDKKIIKKVIGQKFVYKFVSFPEILKMDPQAVEMGLASGRFSLQDGEAHELEVEEEEEEEGEKEAQRRTLAALGAQQCRNDYLRSGLYSSFSISSLQNQPELLRALRERQDEPRSVIRFGTNSSERSSPPSAKPESYVSPRPSKHPPHSHSPSSPHTQPGRSWSPAAEEEEDSDQGAQPLNLSSGHRERAQQPPEKRSSSSSGRSSCTNSSGNQGDGLPPKSKKPKALEISAPSLLLAGSDIGSIALNSPALPSGSLTSAFFTAQTPSGLLLAHSPLLSGIHFWSSLSPVAPLSPARLQGHSSLFQFPSLINGHMPVPLPSLEGTPSSLLLSPTTHKS from the exons ATGGACAGTGCCATCACTCTGTGGCAGTTCCTACTGCAGTTGCTACTTGACCAGAGCCACAAGCACCTCATATGCTGGACGTCCACAGACGGCGAGTTCAAGCTCCTGAAGTCAGAAGAAGTGGCCAAGCTGTGGGGGCTGCGCAAGAACAAGACCAACATGAACTACGACAAGCTGAGCAGAGCGCTGCGCTACTATTACGACAAG AAGATCATCAAGAAGGTGATTGGCCAGAAGTTTGTCTATAAGTTTGTGTCCTTCCCTGAGATCCTCAAGATGGATCCACAGGCTGTGGAGATGGGTCTGGCTTCAGGAAGGTTTTCCCTCCAGGACGGAGAGGCCCATGAGCTGgaagtagaggaggaggaggaggaggaaggtgagaAGGAGGCCCAGAGGAGGACCCTGGCAGCCTTGGGGGCGCAGCAGTGTCGAAACGACTACCTCCGCTCAGGTCTCTACTCGTCCTTCAGTATCAGCTCCCTGCAGAACCAACCTGAGCTTCTTCGTGCTCTGCGGGAGCGTCAGGATGAGCCGCGCTCAGTCATCCGCTTTGGCACCAACAGCAGTGAGAGGAGCTCCCCTCCCTCTGCCAAGCCAGAGTCCTACGTCTCCCCCAGGCCATCCAAACACCCCCCTCACTCCCACTCCCCGTCCTCCCCGCACACCCAGCCTGGCCGGAGCTGGAGCCCTGctgccgaggaggaggaggactctGACCAGGGCGCTCAGCCCCTCAATCTGTCCTCTGGGCACAGGGAGCGAGCCCAGCAGCCTCCTGaaaagaggagcagcagcagcagtggtagAAGTAGTTGTACTAACAGTAGTGGTAACCAAGGAGATGGACTCCCACCAAAAAGCAAAAAGCCCAAAGCTCTGGAGATCTCCGCCCCGTCCCTGCTACTGGCCGGGAGCGACATCGGCTCCATCGCCCTCAACAGCCCAGCGCTGCCGTCTGGCTCCCTCACTTCTGCCTTCTTCACTGCACAG ACTCCCTCGGGTTTGCTGCTGGCTCACAGTCCACTGCTGTCAGGCATCCACTTCTGGAGCAGCCTGAGCCCAGTCGCTCCGCTCAGCCCCGCCCGGCTGCAGGGCCACAGCTCCCTGTTCCAG TTCCCCAGCCTAATCAACGGACACATGCCTGTCCCCCTGCCAAGCCTGGAAGGAACACCCTCCTCCCTGctcctgtctcccaccaccCACAAATCCTGA